Proteins encoded within one genomic window of Candidatus Zixiibacteriota bacterium:
- the tgt gene encoding tRNA guanosine(34) transglycosylase Tgt, whose protein sequence is MIYKPKTTDGAARRGEVSVEHGTFQTPAFMPVGTSGAVKALTSGDLEECGAEIILGNTYHLYLRPGTEIIKSQGGLASFNAWHKPTLTDSGGYQVFSMKENVKITEDGVQFRSHHDGSKHMFTPERVMQIEHDIGADIIMAFDWCVPYPADRELAADGVRKTFDWAKRCQAEHEALSAAQAHRQHLFGIVQGSTYNDLRSISAEQIVSLDFPGNAVGGLSVGESKTEMEEALAHTIQFLPSDKPRYLMGVGYPEDILMAVSYGIDMFDCVLPTRNARTGNVFTSEGPITYRNADFADDSKPLDPNCDCKVCQRYSRAYIRHLYNQSEITGMVLASYHSTYFFQNLMRNIRAAIEEGRFAQFRKEFLARYLGQS, encoded by the coding sequence ATGATATACAAGCCTAAGACAACCGACGGCGCCGCCCGGCGCGGCGAGGTCTCCGTCGAGCACGGCACATTTCAGACGCCGGCGTTCATGCCGGTCGGCACCTCCGGTGCGGTCAAAGCCCTAACCTCGGGCGACCTGGAGGAATGCGGAGCGGAGATTATCCTCGGCAACACCTACCATCTCTATCTGCGACCCGGAACCGAGATAATCAAATCACAGGGCGGGCTGGCCTCGTTTAACGCCTGGCATAAACCGACCCTGACCGACTCCGGCGGCTATCAGGTCTTCTCCATGAAGGAGAACGTCAAAATCACCGAAGACGGCGTGCAGTTCCGTTCGCATCACGACGGCAGCAAGCACATGTTCACGCCGGAGCGAGTGATGCAGATCGAGCACGATATCGGCGCCGATATCATCATGGCTTTCGATTGGTGCGTGCCGTATCCAGCCGACCGCGAGCTGGCCGCCGACGGTGTGCGCAAGACATTCGACTGGGCCAAGCGCTGCCAGGCCGAACATGAGGCTTTGTCCGCGGCGCAGGCTCATCGTCAACATTTATTTGGAATCGTCCAGGGATCGACCTATAACGATCTGCGCTCGATCTCGGCCGAGCAGATTGTCTCGCTGGATTTCCCCGGCAACGCCGTGGGCGGTCTGTCGGTGGGGGAGAGCAAGACCGAGATGGAGGAAGCACTGGCGCACACGATCCAGTTTCTTCCCTCGGACAAGCCGCGCTATCTCATGGGTGTGGGATATCCCGAAGACATCCTCATGGCTGTTTCATATGGGATCGACATGTTCGACTGTGTACTGCCGACACGCAACGCCCGCACCGGAAATGTGTTTACTTCCGAGGGGCCGATCACCTATCGCAATGCCGATTTTGCCGATGACTCCAAACCACTCGATCCCAATTGCGATTGCAAGGTATGCCAACGCTACAGCAGGGCCTATATCCGGCATCTGTATAACCAGTCGGAGATCACCGGCATGGTGCTGGCGTCTTATCATTCAACATATTTCTTCCAGAATCTGATGCGGAATATCCGAGCGGCAATTGAGGAGGGCCGTTTTGCGCAGTTCCGCAAGGAGTTCCTCGCCCGCTATCTGGGGCAATCGTAG
- the radA gene encoding DNA repair protein RadA, translated as MAAPKKIKTAYYCSQCGAQHPRWQGQCRECGAWNTLIEERIPVRKTASGPSQKAQTSTIPEIGFESASGYRCGIEEFDRVLGGQLLPGMTVLLAGEPGIGKSTIVLQAADAYSRQNLPVLYVTGEESLPQVKLRAERLGVDGDRVTVMNSTSLEEMIDVFEQQDFAVVMVDSVQTLSSGLFDSPPGTVAQVRECANRLIGHAKANNIALFLIGHVTKDGLVAGPKVLEHMVDTVIYFEGDSSQMYRMLRATKNRFGSIAEIGLFEMAASGLIEVTDPSSLFLSGHESGERTGSVVTPICEGNRPILVEVQALVSPANYGTPQRVAGGLDNKRLALLLAILEKRCGYPMSQNDVFVSVAGGLKLSEPAVDLPILTAITSSHLNRSLDPKLAVVGEVGLSGEVRGVSMIDRRVKEAAKLGFTRIILPKSNLEQLTDRSLDLTGVTSLSEALDLIVG; from the coding sequence ATGGCCGCCCCGAAGAAAATCAAAACAGCCTATTATTGTTCCCAATGCGGCGCGCAGCATCCCCGCTGGCAGGGCCAGTGCCGCGAGTGCGGTGCCTGGAATACCCTGATCGAGGAACGTATCCCCGTTCGCAAGACTGCCTCCGGTCCCTCGCAGAAAGCACAAACGAGCACGATTCCTGAGATTGGTTTCGAGTCTGCTTCGGGATATCGTTGTGGTATCGAGGAGTTCGACCGGGTGTTGGGCGGGCAGTTGTTGCCCGGCATGACGGTGTTGCTGGCGGGTGAACCGGGGATCGGAAAATCGACGATCGTGCTTCAGGCGGCCGATGCTTATTCGCGACAGAATCTCCCGGTGCTCTATGTGACCGGGGAGGAATCGTTGCCGCAGGTGAAGTTGCGAGCGGAACGACTCGGCGTCGACGGTGACCGGGTGACGGTGATGAACTCCACCTCGCTGGAGGAGATGATTGACGTTTTCGAGCAGCAGGATTTCGCGGTGGTCATGGTCGACTCGGTTCAGACGCTTTCGTCCGGTCTGTTCGATTCACCGCCCGGCACAGTGGCGCAGGTGCGTGAATGCGCCAATCGCCTGATCGGCCATGCCAAGGCGAATAACATCGCTCTGTTCCTGATCGGGCATGTGACCAAGGATGGTCTGGTGGCCGGTCCCAAAGTGCTCGAACACATGGTCGACACGGTTATTTATTTCGAGGGGGATTCCTCGCAGATGTATCGCATGCTGCGGGCAACCAAGAACCGCTTCGGTTCGATTGCCGAAATAGGTCTGTTCGAAATGGCTGCCTCGGGACTGATCGAGGTGACCGATCCTTCATCGTTGTTCTTGTCCGGCCATGAGTCGGGGGAGCGCACCGGGTCGGTGGTAACACCGATTTGCGAGGGCAACCGGCCGATCCTCGTCGAGGTGCAGGCGCTCGTATCGCCCGCCAACTACGGCACACCACAGCGGGTGGCGGGTGGACTCGACAACAAACGCCTCGCCCTGTTGCTGGCCATTCTCGAAAAACGATGCGGCTATCCGATGTCTCAAAATGACGTGTTCGTCTCGGTGGCGGGCGGACTCAAGCTCTCTGAACCGGCCGTTGACCTGCCGATTCTGACCGCGATCACTTCGTCGCATCTGAATCGTTCGCTCGATCCCAAACTGGCGGTGGTCGGTGAGGTCGGTTTGTCCGGCGAGGTGCGCGGGGTGTCGATGATCGACCGGCGCGTCAAAGAGGCGGCCAAGTTGGGTTTCACGCGGATCATTCTGCCGAAATCTAATCTTGAACAACTGACCGACCGTTCTCTTGATCTTACCGGTGTGACATCCTTGTCGGAGGCGTTGGACCTGATCGTGGGGTAA
- a CDS encoding ABC transporter ATP-binding protein, whose protein sequence is MAESLIDIVGVHKSFGPQEVLRGIDLSITPGESIVIIGQSGCGKSVLLKHLIRLIEPDEGTVRFDGQDIAGFKGRELAEFRRRFGMLFQSAALFDSMTVEENVGIGLVEAHRHTHEEVAQIVEQCLEVVGLSHARQKYPSELSGGMRKRVGMARAIAGEPGVLLYDEPTTGLDPITSDMINDLIVTLNEKLHVTSVAVTHDMKSAFKIADRIVMLYQGKVQIDGSPQQIKETDDPVVRQFIAGSSVGPIQVG, encoded by the coding sequence ATGGCTGAATCGTTAATCGACATAGTTGGCGTGCACAAAAGTTTCGGACCGCAGGAGGTATTACGCGGTATCGATCTGAGTATCACGCCGGGAGAGTCGATCGTGATTATCGGCCAGTCCGGTTGCGGTAAATCGGTTTTACTGAAGCATCTGATCAGGCTGATCGAGCCGGACGAGGGGACGGTCCGGTTCGACGGCCAGGACATCGCTGGTTTCAAGGGACGCGAACTGGCCGAATTTCGTCGTCGGTTCGGAATGTTGTTCCAGTCGGCGGCGTTGTTCGACTCGATGACGGTTGAAGAAAATGTCGGGATTGGTTTGGTCGAAGCTCATCGGCATACTCATGAGGAAGTTGCTCAGATTGTCGAGCAATGTCTCGAAGTGGTCGGCCTGTCTCATGCCAGACAAAAGTATCCTTCGGAATTATCGGGTGGTATGCGCAAACGTGTCGGGATGGCGCGAGCGATAGCGGGAGAACCGGGAGTGCTCTTGTACGACGAGCCGACCACCGGGCTCGATCCGATTACTTCCGATATGATCAACGATCTGATTGTTACCCTCAACGAAAAGCTCCATGTCACTTCGGTGGCGGTTACGCACGATATGAAATCGGCATTCAAGATAGCCGACCGTATCGTCATGCTTTATCAGGGGAAGGTTCAAATCGACGGCAGCCCGCAGCAGATCAAAGAGACCGACGACCCGGTAGTCCGGCAGTTCATTGCCGGCAGTTCGGTCGGTCCGATCCAGGTGGGCTGA
- a CDS encoding ABC transporter permease → MNPSEEWMESGLAILGRRGVEFITKLGGIFLLLGRFIVSLKDLFRSFRLFVNQVYLLGVQSLPVIVIIAIFVGAVAAWQAAYQFKFIGAPLRYLGQAVGKAVVIELAPVLSAIVFAGRVGAGVTAELGTMRVTEQIDALESMGINPVRYLVMPRVLACVLMVPFLVVFANFIAVIGGLIVSVIGVDVSVEMFMNGFKSSFKMGDFINGLIKAAVFGLTIGVVGCYEGFNTNGGAQGVGRATTTSVVISTVMILILNFIFAVILFRI, encoded by the coding sequence ATGAACCCTTCTGAGGAATGGATGGAATCAGGACTGGCCATACTGGGACGACGCGGAGTTGAGTTTATTACCAAGCTCGGAGGTATTTTCCTTCTCCTCGGACGTTTTATCGTCTCGTTAAAAGATCTCTTTCGGTCGTTCCGACTTTTCGTGAACCAGGTTTATCTGCTGGGAGTGCAGTCGTTGCCGGTAATCGTGATCATCGCGATTTTCGTCGGGGCGGTGGCTGCCTGGCAGGCAGCTTATCAGTTCAAGTTTATCGGGGCTCCTTTGCGTTACCTGGGGCAGGCGGTCGGCAAGGCTGTCGTGATCGAACTGGCTCCGGTGCTGTCGGCGATCGTATTCGCCGGGCGAGTGGGAGCCGGGGTAACGGCTGAGTTGGGCACGATGCGCGTTACCGAACAGATCGACGCTCTCGAATCGATGGGAATCAACCCGGTGCGCTATCTGGTCATGCCGCGAGTGCTGGCTTGTGTGCTGATGGTCCCGTTCCTGGTGGTGTTCGCTAATTTCATCGCTGTCATAGGCGGCCTGATTGTTTCCGTGATCGGGGTCGATGTCTCGGTTGAGATGTTCATGAACGGATTCAAATCATCGTTCAAAATGGGCGACTTTATCAACGGTCTGATCAAAGCGGCGGTGTTCGGTCTCACGATTGGTGTGGTCGGTTGCTACGAAGGTTTTAACACGAACGGCGGCGCACAGGGTGTCGGTCGCGCGACGACCACTTCGGTGGTAATTTCAACCGTGATGATTCTGATTCTTAATTTCATTTTTGCCGTTATTCTGTTCCGGATATAG
- the dnaB gene encoding replicative DNA helicase: MAYRSKTADADARLKEPQSLEAEQAVLGSILRSQEALHKVLEVIDNERHFHSPKHRTIFRAILDLYDRNEPCDITTVADWLNRNNDLQKAGGRVYLADLIESVASTANVEAHARIVLDKSILRNLISSSESIIESAYNMQDDVSELLDKAESTIFDIAQTRMRQGFVSLGELMPPTFQHIEELRAGGGAADGTTTGFEQLDVMTNGLHKGELVIVAGRPSMGKSAFVMNIAEHVAMEKKKKVCVFSVEMSAAALAMRMLCGRARVSQQKLRSGRVNDDEMQQLTNAGVLSEAQIYIDDTPGLTPLAMKAKARRLKGQLGIDLIVVDYIQMMSGSGRYENRQQEIASLSRNLKQLAMELEVPVVACSQLSRQVEQREGKKPQLSDLRESGAIEQDADVVMFVYRPEYYYSHLEKTDPKFLEVEGKAEIIVAKQRNGPTGTVHLAFVKDYARFENLAYRSPELPPDAEPVEPTDEPF, translated from the coding sequence ATGGCTTACCGTTCCAAAACGGCCGATGCCGATGCCCGTCTCAAGGAGCCGCAATCACTCGAAGCGGAACAGGCGGTTTTAGGCTCAATCCTGCGCAGCCAGGAGGCGCTTCACAAGGTTCTTGAGGTTATTGACAACGAGCGCCATTTTCATTCTCCGAAACATCGGACAATCTTCCGGGCAATTCTCGATCTCTACGACCGCAACGAGCCGTGCGACATCACCACCGTGGCCGACTGGCTCAATCGCAACAACGATCTCCAGAAAGCAGGCGGGCGTGTTTATCTGGCCGACCTGATCGAGTCGGTCGCATCCACCGCCAACGTTGAAGCTCATGCCCGGATCGTTCTGGACAAGTCGATTCTGCGCAACCTGATTTCGTCGTCCGAATCGATTATCGAGTCGGCCTACAACATGCAGGACGATGTTTCGGAATTGCTGGATAAAGCCGAGTCGACGATTTTTGATATCGCTCAAACCCGAATGAGACAGGGATTCGTTTCACTGGGCGAGCTAATGCCGCCGACGTTTCAACATATCGAGGAATTGCGTGCCGGCGGCGGGGCCGCGGATGGAACCACGACCGGATTCGAACAACTCGATGTGATGACCAACGGGCTGCATAAGGGCGAACTGGTCATCGTAGCCGGGCGGCCCTCAATGGGTAAGTCGGCCTTCGTGATGAATATCGCCGAGCATGTGGCGATGGAGAAGAAGAAGAAGGTTTGTGTGTTTTCGGTTGAAATGTCTGCTGCCGCTCTCGCCATGCGCATGCTGTGCGGTCGTGCCCGAGTCTCACAACAAAAGCTTCGATCCGGCCGGGTGAACGATGATGAAATGCAGCAGCTCACCAATGCCGGAGTGCTCTCCGAGGCACAGATATACATCGACGATACACCCGGACTGACGCCGCTGGCGATGAAAGCCAAAGCGCGACGGCTGAAAGGGCAGTTGGGTATCGACCTGATCGTGGTTGACTATATTCAGATGATGTCCGGTTCGGGTCGTTATGAAAACCGCCAGCAGGAGATTGCTTCACTTTCGCGCAACCTCAAGCAATTGGCCATGGAACTCGAAGTGCCGGTGGTCGCCTGTTCGCAGCTTTCGCGCCAGGTGGAACAGCGCGAGGGGAAAAAGCCGCAACTCTCCGACCTTCGTGAATCGGGCGCCATCGAACAGGACGCCGACGTGGTGATGTTCGTCTATCGTCCTGAGTATTATTACTCGCATTTGGAAAAAACCGATCCTAAATTTCTTGAGGTTGAGGGTAAGGCTGAGATAATTGTTGCCAAGCAACGTAACGGTCCGACCGGTACGGTGCATCTGGCGTTCGTGAAAGATTACGCTCGATTCGAGAATCTAGCTTACCGCTCGCCGGAACTACCGCCGGATGCGGAACCGGTGGAACCGACCGATGAACCCTTCTGA
- a CDS encoding uracil-DNA glycosylase, with product MANDKPTDLYNMIRRALTAQVEMGMPEVILNTAATSSEQMSSRIASVEEALSASSPAAPAEYSGSLFGEPEPTHTEPQFDSLEEHYEAICNCQKCPLGQTRNKFVYGAGNPKAEVMFVGEAPGADEDRLGEPFVGRAGQLLDKILAAIKFDRTQIYIANILKCRPPGNRDPQPDEMAQCFPYLKEQVALIQPKLICALGRIAAQAMLDTKTPLGKLRGRWHEYEGVPMLVTYHPAALLRNPAFKRGTWEDVQLLRQRYDEQVG from the coding sequence ATGGCAAACGACAAACCGACCGATCTCTACAATATGATCCGGCGTGCCCTGACGGCTCAGGTCGAGATGGGTATGCCCGAAGTGATTCTGAACACCGCAGCGACCTCGAGTGAACAGATGTCCAGTCGCATCGCCTCGGTCGAGGAAGCGCTGTCGGCGTCATCTCCTGCCGCACCGGCGGAGTACAGCGGCTCGTTGTTCGGTGAACCGGAACCGACCCACACGGAACCGCAGTTCGACTCACTCGAGGAGCATTACGAGGCGATTTGCAATTGTCAGAAATGTCCCCTGGGCCAGACTCGCAATAAATTCGTTTACGGTGCGGGGAATCCCAAAGCCGAGGTGATGTTCGTGGGGGAAGCACCGGGAGCTGATGAAGACCGTCTGGGTGAACCTTTTGTCGGTCGAGCCGGGCAATTGCTGGACAAGATCCTGGCGGCGATCAAGTTCGATCGAACCCAGATTTACATTGCCAACATTCTCAAATGCCGCCCGCCGGGCAACCGCGATCCTCAGCCGGATGAGATGGCGCAATGTTTTCCCTATCTCAAGGAACAGGTAGCATTGATTCAGCCAAAATTGATTTGTGCCCTGGGACGAATTGCCGCCCAGGCGATGCTTGATACCAAGACTCCCCTGGGGAAACTTCGCGGTCGCTGGCACGAGTACGAGGGAGTGCCGATGCTGGTCACTTACCATCCGGCGGCGCTACTTCGTAATCCGGCCTTCAAGCGCGGGACCTGGGAAGATGTCCAGCTTCTGCGCCAACGATACGACGAACAGGTGGGTTGA
- the coaBC gene encoding bifunctional phosphopantothenoylcysteine decarboxylase/phosphopantothenate--cysteine ligase CoaBC, producing the protein MPKAKQTSTSTDAMMLQGKRITVGLTGGIACYKVPYLVRMLVREGAEVRVVMTAAACKFITPLTLETVSGHPVSTELFPDHEFVATRHIDLAQNTDLIIIAPATANFLGKTANGISDDLLTTVVCAAGAPILVAPAMNPKMWHNPVTQRNIETLEDVGCSFVGPDEGAMACESSGVGRMVEPEEIFDTAVALLGTSKKKALIGKRLVITAGPTREPIDPVRFISNHSSGKMGYALARAAISSGAEVTLITGPTAQPLPVGCEVVKIGTTDELREAVKKALPTADGLIMAAAPADYQPTKTADKKLKKGNKPLTLDLTPTVDILKSLTMKDRKGKLIVGFALETDHALEHARRKLTDKKLDMIIVNRVGTETGFDSDTNQVTIIVHDKKPEIWPLMTKDDLACKLIDSVARLL; encoded by the coding sequence ATGCCGAAAGCAAAACAAACATCCACGTCAACTGATGCTATGATGCTGCAGGGGAAAAGAATCACGGTCGGTCTGACCGGTGGTATTGCCTGCTACAAGGTGCCGTATCTGGTTCGGATGCTGGTCCGTGAGGGGGCCGAAGTACGCGTGGTAATGACTGCTGCGGCCTGTAAATTCATTACCCCCCTTACTCTTGAGACCGTCTCAGGACATCCGGTGAGTACCGAATTGTTTCCCGACCATGAGTTCGTGGCAACACGCCATATTGATCTCGCTCAGAACACCGATTTGATCATCATCGCTCCCGCCACAGCCAACTTCCTGGGCAAAACCGCCAACGGTATCTCCGATGACCTGCTAACCACGGTGGTGTGTGCCGCCGGAGCGCCGATCCTCGTTGCTCCCGCTATGAATCCCAAGATGTGGCACAACCCGGTAACGCAACGGAACATCGAGACGTTGGAGGATGTCGGTTGCAGCTTCGTTGGTCCCGACGAAGGGGCAATGGCCTGTGAGTCATCGGGGGTAGGACGGATGGTCGAGCCGGAGGAAATTTTCGACACAGCGGTGGCTCTGCTCGGCACGTCAAAAAAAAAAGCCCTGATCGGTAAACGACTGGTAATAACCGCCGGTCCGACGCGTGAACCGATCGACCCGGTGCGCTTTATTTCGAATCATTCCTCGGGGAAAATGGGCTATGCACTGGCGCGTGCCGCTATCTCGTCCGGCGCGGAGGTGACGCTCATCACCGGACCGACCGCGCAGCCGTTGCCCGTCGGATGCGAAGTGGTGAAAATCGGAACTACCGATGAACTCAGGGAGGCCGTGAAAAAAGCTCTCCCGACGGCTGATGGTTTGATCATGGCCGCGGCCCCGGCCGATTACCAACCGACCAAAACAGCCGACAAGAAGCTAAAAAAGGGAAATAAACCTTTAACGCTCGATCTGACCCCGACAGTCGATATCCTCAAGTCACTCACGATGAAAGACCGCAAGGGGAAACTGATCGTTGGCTTTGCCCTTGAAACCGATCATGCCCTGGAGCATGCCCGCAGGAAACTGACCGATAAGAAACTCGATATGATAATCGTCAACAGGGTCGGAACCGAAACCGGCTTCGACAGCGATACCAACCAGGTAACGATTATCGTTCACGACAAGAAACCGGAAATCTGGCCGCTTATGACCAAGGACGATCTGGCTTGCAAGCTAATTGACTCTGTAGCGAGATTGTTGTAG
- a CDS encoding DUF494 family protein yields MTDRILEIVIYLMDYMRESRDRLPDTEDFSSTLRTLGYSDHEISSAYQWLLNRLEIAPEELYRDFPQNPVSIRILTEAERVHMTVEAQGMLLKLLNLGLIDDEEFEAILERVSILGDSVVTSEQVKLVASSVVFGGYDDFPTEELSDAESKTNIHVN; encoded by the coding sequence ATGACAGATAGAATACTTGAGATTGTTATATATTTGATGGACTATATGCGCGAGTCGCGAGACCGCCTTCCCGATACAGAGGATTTTTCGAGCACACTACGAACCCTGGGCTATTCCGATCACGAAATATCATCAGCTTATCAATGGTTGTTGAATCGTCTGGAGATTGCCCCTGAGGAGTTGTATCGTGACTTTCCGCAAAATCCGGTATCCATACGCATCCTGACCGAGGCGGAGCGCGTGCACATGACCGTCGAGGCTCAGGGAATGTTGCTGAAGCTTCTTAATTTGGGCTTGATCGACGATGAAGAGTTCGAGGCGATTCTGGAACGAGTCTCTATTCTGGGCGACAGTGTAGTGACTTCGGAACAGGTCAAGCTGGTGGCATCATCGGTTGTTTTCGGTGGTTATGATGACTTCCCGACCGAAGAACTCAGCGATGCCGAAAGCAAAACAAACATCCACGTCAACTGA
- the purH gene encoding bifunctional phosphoribosylaminoimidazolecarboxamide formyltransferase/IMP cyclohydrolase: protein MPELIKIKRALISVSNKEGLEDLAQALQDFGVEIISTGGTLKKLKEAGIQAIGVSTFTGAPEILGGRVKTLHPKIHAGLLCRRDNDEDIQQMSELDYRSIDLVIVNLYPFKETVARPDADHDEIIENIDIGGPTMIRASAKNHESVTVVVDPSDYDKLIEQMKTNDGATDLEFRRECAGKAFGLTADYDAAIVAYFHQGKEDEGALFPKKMNLSFSYRDKLRYGENPHQQAAVYSADGNKIASLLDGEILSGKELSYNNYGDMDATLDMLLDFEEPFAAVIKHANPCGAATGKTLAEAYQAAFDSDPLSAFGSIIGLNKEVDMETAKLLHETLFVECILAPSFAPEALKLLKRKKARRLMALPGIAGGKSKAKTVLKYLRGGLLVQTADDLATLESSLKVVTKREPTPEEIKSMLFAWKVVKHTKSNAIVLAKGTATVGIGMGQTSRVDSGFMAVKRAGDRAKGAVMASDAFFPMPDGVEVGTDAGVTAIIQPGGSKGDEQAIEAADKAGAAMVFTSVRHFKH, encoded by the coding sequence ATGCCGGAACTGATTAAAATTAAACGAGCACTGATCTCGGTGTCCAATAAGGAAGGGCTCGAAGATCTGGCGCAGGCGTTGCAGGATTTCGGGGTGGAGATTATTTCCACCGGGGGAACGCTCAAAAAACTCAAAGAGGCCGGTATACAGGCAATTGGTGTATCGACCTTCACCGGCGCACCGGAAATCCTGGGCGGTCGGGTGAAGACACTGCACCCGAAAATACATGCCGGGTTGCTTTGCCGTCGCGACAATGATGAGGATATCCAGCAAATGAGCGAGTTAGACTATCGCTCTATCGATCTGGTTATAGTCAACCTCTATCCGTTCAAAGAGACCGTGGCCCGCCCCGATGCCGACCACGATGAGATAATCGAGAATATCGATATCGGTGGTCCGACCATGATTCGGGCCTCAGCCAAGAATCACGAATCGGTAACGGTGGTGGTGGATCCCTCCGACTATGATAAATTAATCGAACAAATGAAAACCAACGACGGCGCCACCGATCTGGAGTTCCGTCGCGAGTGCGCCGGGAAGGCGTTCGGTCTTACTGCCGATTACGACGCGGCAATCGTGGCCTATTTCCATCAGGGGAAAGAAGACGAAGGAGCGTTGTTCCCGAAGAAAATGAACCTGAGCTTCTCGTATCGCGATAAACTGCGCTACGGTGAGAATCCCCACCAGCAGGCGGCGGTCTATTCGGCCGACGGCAACAAAATTGCCAGCTTGCTCGATGGTGAGATTTTGTCCGGCAAGGAACTTTCGTACAACAACTACGGTGATATGGACGCCACCCTCGACATGTTGCTCGATTTCGAGGAGCCGTTCGCAGCCGTAATCAAGCATGCCAATCCCTGTGGGGCGGCTACCGGCAAGACGTTGGCCGAGGCCTACCAGGCGGCCTTTGATTCCGATCCACTTTCAGCATTCGGCTCGATTATCGGCCTGAACAAAGAGGTCGATATGGAGACTGCCAAGCTGTTGCACGAGACCCTCTTCGTAGAGTGCATTCTGGCTCCGTCGTTTGCGCCCGAGGCGCTCAAGCTGCTCAAGCGCAAGAAGGCGCGGCGACTGATGGCCCTGCCGGGAATCGCCGGGGGGAAATCAAAGGCCAAGACAGTTCTCAAGTACCTTCGCGGCGGTCTCCTGGTTCAGACGGCCGATGACCTCGCCACCCTCGAGTCTTCACTCAAGGTTGTGACTAAACGCGAGCCGACGCCGGAAGAGATCAAGTCGATGCTGTTTGCCTGGAAGGTGGTCAAGCACACCAAATCGAATGCGATTGTCCTGGCTAAAGGGACGGCTACGGTGGGGATCGGGATGGGGCAGACCTCGCGAGTCGATTCCGGTTTCATGGCGGTCAAGCGGGCCGGTGACCGCGCCAAAGGGGCGGTGATGGCCTCCGATGCGTTTTTCCCGATGCCGGATGGAGTCGAAGTCGGTACTGATGCCGGTGTTACGGCGATCATTCAGCCGGGCGGCTCGAAGGGAGACGAACAGGCGATCGAGGCGGCCGACAAGGCCGGCGCGGCGATGGTATTTACCTCGGTGCGGCATTTCAAACACTAG
- a CDS encoding phosphoribosylaminoimidazolesuccinocarboxamide synthase: MDPKVVLATDIKEYPLLTRGKVRDVYDLGDRLLIVSTDRISAFDVVLPNGIPGKGAVLTAMSLFWFDFLSDVTEHHLVTANVDEYPENLRQYRDVLEGRSMIVVKAERVDCECIVRGYISGSMWKELLKARRSGSNTVHGFEFPPDLQESQQLPQPIFTPSTKNDDGHDENISYDQLVDLIGAETARLCRDKSLAIYGKAAEMARRKGIIIADTKFEFGFHDGRFILIDEVLSPDSSRFWPVDQYRIGRGQPSFDKQPIRDYLAGLDWDRRPPGPKLPDEVVEASAVRYREAQRLITGM, encoded by the coding sequence ATTGATCCAAAGGTTGTTCTGGCTACCGATATAAAGGAGTATCCGCTCCTGACACGCGGCAAAGTTCGGGATGTCTATGACCTCGGCGACCGATTATTGATCGTATCGACCGATCGCATCTCGGCCTTCGATGTCGTGCTTCCGAACGGTATCCCCGGCAAGGGGGCGGTACTGACGGCTATGTCGTTGTTCTGGTTCGACTTCCTCAGTGACGTGACCGAGCATCACCTGGTTACGGCCAACGTCGACGAATACCCGGAGAATCTCCGTCAGTATCGCGATGTTCTCGAGGGTCGCTCGATGATTGTCGTTAAAGCGGAGCGAGTCGATTGTGAGTGTATCGTCCGTGGTTATATCTCCGGCTCGATGTGGAAAGAACTGCTCAAGGCTCGTCGATCAGGCTCCAACACGGTGCACGGTTTCGAATTTCCGCCCGACTTGCAGGAATCGCAACAATTGCCGCAGCCGATCTTTACACCGTCCACCAAGAACGACGACGGCCATGATGAAAATATCAGCTATGACCAACTGGTCGATCTGATCGGCGCCGAAACAGCCCGACTCTGTCGCGACAAATCGCTTGCAATATACGGCAAGGCAGCCGAAATGGCTCGCCGCAAGGGGATTATCATAGCTGATACCAAATTCGAATTCGGTTTCCACGACGGCCGCTTCATTCTTATTGACGAAGTGCTTTCCCCTGATTCCAGTCGTTTCTGGCCGGTCGATCAATACCGGATCGGTCGGGGACAGCCCTCGTTCGACAAACAACCGATTCGAGACTACCTGGCCGGTCTCGATTGGGATCGTCGGCCTCCGGGACCGAAACTCCCGGACGAAGTGGTCGAGGCCTCGGCCGTGCGGTATCGCGAAGCCCAAAGACTCATTACAGGGATGTAG